A genome region from Arthrobacter agilis includes the following:
- a CDS encoding phosphatase PAP2 family protein, with the protein MPSHQDQYVGPRDLTRWKSPIGRLLVRCVRPLARWIGPHWALLLLIGIGGGVAAALTAASAEVYESVVESDGVAALDHPALDLAVSLRQDWLNAFITGYTNIGGPIGMPILAVSIMVLLAVRRRSWTPVILLPAAAFGSLLMTVAGKDAIGRLRPPTELAVPPYETSPSFPSGHSLNALVIAGIVAYLLVVREHRKRTRALVITLAVLFAVTMGLSRVYLGHHWLTDVLMAWTLGVAWLAVVITAHRLFLTFRLHRAALHATPS; encoded by the coding sequence ATGCCCTCCCATCAGGACCAGTACGTAGGACCACGGGACCTCACCCGCTGGAAGTCGCCGATCGGCCGCCTCCTCGTGCGGTGCGTCCGACCGCTCGCCCGCTGGATCGGCCCGCACTGGGCGTTGCTGCTCCTCATCGGGATCGGCGGGGGCGTCGCCGCCGCCCTGACGGCCGCCTCGGCCGAGGTGTACGAGTCGGTCGTCGAGTCCGACGGCGTCGCCGCGCTCGACCACCCGGCCCTGGACCTCGCCGTCTCGCTGCGCCAGGACTGGCTCAACGCGTTCATCACCGGCTACACGAACATCGGCGGGCCGATCGGCATGCCGATCCTCGCCGTGTCCATCATGGTGCTGCTCGCCGTCCGGCGCAGGTCGTGGACACCCGTGATCCTCCTGCCCGCGGCGGCCTTCGGGTCCCTCCTGATGACCGTGGCGGGCAAGGACGCCATCGGTCGGCTGCGCCCTCCGACGGAGCTCGCCGTCCCGCCCTACGAGACGTCGCCGTCCTTCCCGAGCGGCCACTCCCTCAACGCCCTCGTCATCGCCGGCATCGTCGCCTACCTGCTCGTGGTGCGGGAGCACCGCAAGCGCACCCGTGCGCTCGTGATCACGCTCGCGGTCCTGTTCGCGGTGACCATGGGTCTCAGCCGCGTCTACCTCGGCCACCACTGGCTCACCGACGTCCTGATGGCCTGGACCCTCGGGGTCGCCTGGCTCGCCGTCGTCATCACAGCCCACCGGCTCTTCCTGACGTTCCGGCTGCACCGGGCCGCCCTGCATGCCACGCCCTCCTGA
- a CDS encoding TetR/AcrR family transcriptional regulator yields MPRPPEDAAGPGAVERPLRRDALRNREVVLAAARRMFAVHGADCGFEDIAREAGVGVGTVYRRFPDRRTLIEAILEQRIADVDATATTALRLEDPWAAARHFVGAVARMQLEDRGLRELLHDTRFVSAGLALLRERLTPAADELARRLKDDGARPDLTAQDLMVLIRMLGSLPPDPVPETAGGSGSVGSGFERYLGLVLDALRRAPSSRP; encoded by the coding sequence ATGCCACGCCCTCCTGAGGACGCCGCCGGGCCCGGCGCCGTCGAACGGCCCCTGCGTCGGGACGCCCTCCGCAACCGGGAGGTGGTCCTTGCCGCGGCGCGGCGGATGTTCGCCGTCCACGGGGCGGACTGCGGTTTCGAGGACATCGCCCGGGAGGCCGGCGTGGGGGTCGGTACGGTCTACCGCAGGTTCCCGGACCGCCGCACGCTGATCGAGGCGATCCTCGAGCAGCGCATCGCGGACGTCGATGCCACAGCCACGACCGCGCTCCGGCTCGAGGACCCGTGGGCCGCGGCGCGGCACTTCGTCGGGGCCGTGGCACGCATGCAGCTCGAGGACCGGGGCCTGCGCGAACTGCTGCACGACACCCGGTTCGTCTCGGCGGGGCTCGCCCTGCTCCGCGAGCGCCTCACGCCCGCAGCCGACGAGCTGGCGCGCCGCCTGAAGGACGACGGCGCCCGGCCGGACCTCACGGCGCAGGATCTCATGGTCCTCATCCGTATGCTCGGTTCCCTGCCCCCGGACCCGGTGCCCGAGACCGCCGGGGGCTCCGGGTCCGTCGGGTCCGGGTTCGAGCGCTACCTGGGCCTCGTGCTGGACGCGCTGCGCCGCGCACCGTCGAGCCGACCCTGA
- a CDS encoding amino acid permease gives MMSKTSGVQASQSILRRKPIDNVEDETGRTGLFKSLGLWQLTAIGVGGIIGVGIFTLAGLVANGGPDGDPVGPAVLISFLIAGLASAAAALSYAEFAGMIPRAGSAYTYGYVALGEIIGWFIGWDLLLEYIAIVAVVAIGISGYFTEFMSGIGVTVPTWMQGTPDTIEGGVVNLPAILVCLIITFILSRGTKTFGRFELIAVGLKILLILGIVGLGFFYVNPENYSPFLPSGFGAVFTGAATVFFAVFGYDAMSTAAEEATDGKKHMPKAILLSLLIAMVLYVLATLVLTGMQNYEDISPTAGFASAFQSVGLPVVATIISAFAVVSILTVMLTFLLGVTRVWFSMSRDGLLPAWFSTTDRHGTPQRVTWIAGIAAALLAGVFPIRAVADLTNIGILAAFIVVCIAVIVLRRTRPEVPRTFRLPLMPIVPAFGVLSSLFLILQLHWETWLRFFIWLVIGLFVYFFYGRKHSLMNPDSPRHALLKRDA, from the coding sequence ATGATGTCGAAGACCTCAGGCGTACAGGCCTCCCAATCGATTCTGCGGCGCAAGCCGATCGACAACGTCGAGGACGAGACGGGCCGCACCGGCCTGTTCAAGAGTCTCGGCCTCTGGCAGCTGACCGCCATCGGCGTCGGCGGCATCATCGGCGTGGGTATCTTCACGCTCGCGGGCCTCGTGGCGAACGGCGGGCCGGACGGCGACCCGGTGGGCCCGGCCGTCCTGATCTCCTTCCTCATCGCCGGCCTCGCGAGCGCCGCCGCCGCCCTCTCCTACGCGGAGTTCGCGGGGATGATCCCGCGGGCGGGATCCGCGTACACCTACGGCTACGTCGCCCTGGGTGAGATCATCGGCTGGTTCATCGGGTGGGACCTCCTCCTCGAATACATCGCCATCGTGGCGGTCGTCGCCATCGGCATCTCCGGCTACTTCACCGAGTTCATGTCGGGGATCGGCGTCACGGTGCCCACCTGGATGCAGGGGACGCCGGACACCATCGAGGGCGGCGTGGTCAATCTCCCGGCGATCTTGGTGTGCCTGATCATCACGTTCATCCTCAGCCGCGGCACCAAGACGTTCGGCCGGTTCGAGCTGATCGCGGTGGGGCTCAAGATCCTGCTCATCCTCGGCATCGTGGGACTGGGCTTCTTCTACGTCAACCCGGAGAACTACTCGCCGTTCCTGCCCTCGGGCTTCGGCGCCGTCTTCACGGGCGCGGCCACCGTCTTCTTCGCGGTCTTCGGCTACGACGCGATGAGCACGGCCGCGGAGGAGGCGACGGACGGCAAGAAGCACATGCCGAAGGCCATCCTGCTGTCGCTGCTGATCGCCATGGTGCTGTACGTCCTGGCGACCCTCGTGCTCACGGGCATGCAGAACTACGAGGACATCAGCCCGACGGCGGGCTTCGCCTCGGCCTTCCAGTCCGTCGGCCTGCCGGTCGTCGCGACCATCATCTCGGCCTTCGCGGTGGTCTCCATCCTCACCGTCATGCTCACGTTCCTGCTGGGCGTCACCCGCGTGTGGTTCTCGATGAGCCGCGACGGCCTCCTGCCCGCCTGGTTCTCGACGACGGACCGCCACGGCACGCCGCAGCGCGTCACCTGGATCGCCGGGATCGCGGCGGCGCTGCTCGCCGGGGTCTTCCCCATCCGTGCCGTCGCCGACCTCACCAACATCGGCATCCTCGCCGCGTTCATCGTGGTCTGCATCGCCGTGATCGTGCTGCGCCGCACGCGGCCCGAGGTACCCCGCACCTTCCGGTTGCCGCTGATGCCAATCGTGCCCGCCTTCGGTGTCCTCTCCTCGCTGTTCCTGATCCTGCAGCTCCACTGGGAGACCTGGCTGCGCTTCTTCATCTGGCTCGTGATCGGCCTGTTCGTGTACTTCTTCTACGGCCGGAAACACTCGCTCATGAACCCGGACAGCCCGCGCCACGCCCTTCTCAAGCGCGACGCATAG
- a CDS encoding APC family permease, with amino-acid sequence MDLFRTKSVEQSIKDSDEKGHGLKRSLTTWDLMIMGVAVAVGAGIFSVGAQAAAFNAGPAVTISFVLAAITCALAIMCYAEFATAIPVAGSAYVFTYATMGELLAWIIGWNLILELLMAAAVIAKFWGVYLSDLFSALDLDIPAEISLLGVDLTWGPLLIVAVFTAVLIYGTKLSARVNSVFTVIKIGIVLFVIVVGFFYVNPENYTPFVPASQPAAESGAGWADQPFLSFLSGASPAAFGFTGIISGAALVFFAFIGFDVVATSAEEVKNPSRTLPRGIFAGLAVVSVLYILVTLVVTGMVPYTELGESGAPSLATAFQLVGADWAAGIISLGSLIGLTTVIMVLLMGLARVIFALSRDGLLPRGLSRTSDKHATPARTQVLCGVVVALLAGFTQVEVLAEMINIGTLTAFITVSLGIIVLRRKRPDLKPAFRVPFGKVIPIASAALCLYLMFNLATITWLFFAGWLVIGFVVYFAYGNRHSRLRTEQRTSV; translated from the coding sequence ATGGACCTCTTCCGGACCAAGTCCGTCGAACAGTCGATCAAGGACTCCGACGAGAAGGGGCACGGTCTCAAGCGCTCGCTCACCACCTGGGACCTCATGATCATGGGTGTCGCCGTCGCCGTCGGGGCCGGGATCTTCTCGGTGGGCGCGCAGGCTGCGGCTTTCAACGCCGGTCCGGCCGTGACCATCTCCTTCGTGCTGGCGGCCATCACGTGCGCCCTCGCCATCATGTGCTACGCCGAGTTCGCCACGGCCATCCCGGTGGCCGGCAGCGCCTACGTGTTCACCTACGCGACCATGGGCGAGCTGCTGGCCTGGATCATCGGCTGGAACCTGATCCTCGAACTGCTGATGGCCGCCGCTGTCATCGCGAAGTTCTGGGGCGTCTACCTCAGCGACCTCTTCAGCGCCCTGGACCTCGACATCCCCGCGGAGATCAGCCTCCTCGGGGTCGACCTGACCTGGGGGCCGTTGCTGATCGTCGCCGTGTTCACCGCCGTGCTCATCTACGGCACCAAGCTCTCGGCCCGGGTCAACAGCGTCTTCACCGTGATCAAGATCGGGATCGTGCTGTTCGTCATCGTGGTCGGCTTCTTCTACGTCAACCCGGAGAACTACACCCCGTTCGTCCCGGCCTCGCAGCCCGCTGCGGAGAGTGGCGCCGGGTGGGCCGACCAGCCCTTCCTCTCCTTCCTGAGCGGGGCCTCCCCGGCCGCCTTCGGCTTCACGGGCATCATCTCGGGAGCCGCGCTGGTCTTCTTCGCCTTCATCGGGTTCGATGTCGTCGCCACCTCCGCCGAGGAGGTCAAGAACCCGAGCCGCACCCTCCCGCGCGGCATCTTCGCCGGGCTCGCCGTGGTCAGCGTCCTCTACATCCTGGTGACCCTGGTGGTCACCGGCATGGTCCCCTACACCGAGCTCGGGGAGTCCGGGGCGCCGTCGCTCGCGACCGCCTTCCAGCTCGTCGGCGCCGACTGGGCCGCCGGCATCATCTCGCTCGGCAGCCTGATCGGCCTGACCACCGTGATCATGGTCCTGCTCATGGGCCTGGCCCGCGTGATCTTCGCCCTCAGCCGCGACGGCCTTCTGCCCCGCGGGCTGAGCCGCACCTCGGACAAGCACGCCACGCCGGCGCGCACGCAGGTGCTGTGCGGTGTCGTCGTCGCACTCCTCGCCGGGTTCACCCAGGTGGAGGTGCTCGCCGAGATGATCAACATCGGGACCCTGACCGCGTTCATCACGGTGAGCCTCGGGATCATCGTGCTGCGCAGGAAGCGCCCGGACCTCAAGCCCGCGTTCCGCGTCCCCTTCGGCAAGGTCATCCCGATCGCCTCGGCCGCACTGTGCCTCTACCTCATGTTCAACCTGGCCACCATCACCTGGCTGTTCTTCGCCGGCTGGCTCGTCATCGGGTTCGTCGTCTACTTCGCGTACGGCAACCGGCACTCCCGCCTCCGCACGGAGCAGCGCACCTCCGTCTAG
- the ppk2 gene encoding polyphosphate kinase 2 — MTDTADTTDTTDATGTPDEPTDALTDEPTDSPADHPDAAGADGADALAPSSIPVPTPHVDGEDHVLLPHPDQQTWREGYPYDQRMTEREYQRTKRALQIELLKMQGWVKANRAKVAVLFEGRDAAGKGGTIKRFTENLNPRGARIIALDKPSDKEQTQWYFQRYVSALPSGGEIVLFDRSWYNRAGVERVMGFCTPTEYLEFMRQAPELERMLVRSDTHLVKFWFSVSREEQRRRFAQRHTDPVRRWKLSPMDLQSLDKWDDYTEAKEAMFFYTNTADAPWTVIKSNDKKRARIEALRYVLSILDYDEKDHDVVGTPDPLIVGTGPHSRVFEAGEQSARLFPTL, encoded by the coding sequence ATGACCGACACGGCCGACACGACCGACACGACCGACGCGACCGGCACGCCCGACGAGCCGACGGACGCGCTGACCGACGAACCGACGGACTCGCCCGCCGACCACCCGGACGCGGCCGGGGCCGACGGCGCCGACGCCCTGGCGCCCTCGTCCATCCCGGTGCCGACGCCCCACGTGGACGGCGAGGACCACGTGCTGCTGCCGCACCCGGACCAGCAGACCTGGCGGGAGGGATACCCGTACGACCAGCGGATGACGGAGCGCGAGTACCAGCGGACGAAGCGGGCCCTGCAGATCGAACTGCTCAAGATGCAGGGGTGGGTCAAGGCGAACCGCGCCAAGGTGGCGGTGCTGTTCGAGGGGCGTGACGCCGCCGGCAAGGGCGGGACCATCAAGCGGTTCACGGAGAACCTGAATCCCCGCGGGGCGAGGATCATCGCGCTCGACAAGCCGAGCGACAAGGAGCAGACGCAGTGGTATTTCCAGCGCTACGTCTCCGCACTCCCCTCGGGCGGGGAGATCGTGCTGTTCGACAGGTCCTGGTACAACCGGGCGGGTGTGGAGCGGGTGATGGGGTTCTGCACGCCCACCGAGTACCTCGAGTTCATGCGGCAGGCCCCGGAACTCGAGCGCATGCTCGTCCGCAGCGACACGCATCTCGTCAAGTTCTGGTTCTCGGTGTCGCGGGAGGAGCAGCGCCGCAGGTTCGCCCAGCGCCACACGGACCCGGTGCGCCGCTGGAAACTCAGCCCCATGGACCTGCAGTCCCTCGACAAGTGGGACGACTACACCGAGGCCAAGGAGGCGATGTTCTTCTACACGAACACGGCGGACGCCCCATGGACGGTCATCAAGAGCAACGACAAGAAGCGGGCGAGGATCGAGGCGCTGCGCTACGTCCTGTCCATCCTCGACTACGACGAGAAGGACCACGACGTCGTCGGCACGCCGGATCCGCTGATCGTCGGGACGGGACCGCACTCCCGCGTGTTCGAGGCGGGCGAGCAGTCCGCCCGCCTGTTCCCCACGCTCTGA
- a CDS encoding DUF1684 domain-containing protein has product MSPTTQTAEDRWARFRAARNAALAETHGWLSLTSFHWLADRPARVGSMPGLWSADGGTASVTAQPSDGLTDLATGRPVDGTLTASLEDEDSLMWMAYGGGDGHRVVVELARRAGRYAIRTRDAEASTLARFTGNPVFDYRPDLVVEGRFEPYAEPLHEQILTSHPDVPGTHTAVGDVVFTLPGDTREHRLRASQDEAGALTVTFHDTTNGVTTAHWRKVSLRRPRPDGSVILDFNRTVNYPSAFTPYGTCPRPVDANVVDAPVEAGEKQP; this is encoded by the coding sequence ATGAGTCCCACCACGCAGACCGCCGAGGACCGCTGGGCCCGCTTCCGTGCAGCACGGAACGCGGCGCTCGCGGAGACGCACGGCTGGCTGTCCCTGACGTCCTTCCACTGGCTGGCGGACCGGCCGGCCCGCGTCGGGAGCATGCCCGGCCTCTGGTCCGCGGACGGCGGCACCGCGAGCGTGACGGCGCAGCCGTCCGACGGGCTGACCGACCTGGCGACCGGCCGCCCCGTGGACGGCACGCTCACCGCGTCGCTCGAGGACGAGGACTCGCTGATGTGGATGGCGTACGGCGGCGGGGACGGGCACCGCGTGGTGGTGGAGCTCGCACGCCGTGCCGGCCGGTACGCCATCCGGACCCGGGACGCCGAAGCGTCGACCCTGGCGCGCTTCACCGGGAACCCCGTCTTCGACTACCGGCCCGACCTCGTGGTCGAGGGCCGGTTCGAACCGTATGCGGAGCCGCTGCACGAGCAGATCCTCACCTCGCACCCCGATGTCCCGGGGACGCACACCGCGGTGGGTGATGTGGTGTTCACGCTTCCCGGTGACACCCGGGAGCACCGGCTCCGGGCGTCGCAGGACGAGGCGGGGGCACTCACGGTCACCTTCCACGACACCACCAACGGCGTGACCACGGCGCACTGGCGCAAGGTGTCCCTGCGCCGTCCACGCCCCGACGGCTCCGTGATCCTCGACTTCAACAGGACCGTCAACTACCCGAGCGCCTTCACGCCCTACGGCACGTGCCCGCGGCCGGTGGACGCGAACGTCGTCGACGCCCCCGTCGAGGCCGGAGAGAAGCAGCCCTGA
- a CDS encoding glycosyltransferase family 2 protein: MTMTQEAPHRPTPAAAEREVPARRAIGLDRIVGLVIAGIVISAAVLLWLALAAKGPDVTVAESNDAVIGVWHVLYNSDAPEVSTILTAIALALLAAAGLAIIERRIATKARRSMNPGHQPLAPKVIMAATRGGFAGEVTVTVLIPAHNEEASLPQTIASLQSQSHRPERIIVVADNCTDATVQLARAAGVEVIESVGNTKKKAGALNQALRTVLPQQGDNDVVMVMDADTQLDDGFLAHAVVRFVNDRALMAVGGLFYGEDGHGLIGQFQRNEYIRYSRQMRRRRGRVFVLTGTASLFRPVALRTIADSRGRTLPGRPGDVYDTAALTEDNELTIALKSLGGLMISPQDCTVVTELMPSWGTLWNQRLRWQRGALENIGAYGVTAPTMRYWAQQLGIGYGVIALSAYLALIALTIVSLETWIWFPFWLGLGFLFTLERLVTVWKGGWKARLLAVTLFPELFFDMFLNLVYVKGVIDLSSGRQASWKHLTHDTPARTLETQEA; this comes from the coding sequence ATGACCATGACACAAGAAGCGCCCCACCGGCCGACGCCCGCGGCGGCCGAACGGGAGGTGCCCGCGCGCCGCGCGATCGGGCTCGACCGGATCGTCGGCCTCGTGATCGCCGGCATCGTCATCAGCGCGGCGGTCCTGCTGTGGCTCGCCCTCGCGGCGAAGGGGCCCGACGTGACGGTCGCGGAGTCGAACGACGCCGTCATCGGTGTCTGGCACGTCCTCTACAACTCGGATGCTCCCGAGGTGAGCACCATCCTGACGGCCATCGCGCTCGCCCTGCTCGCCGCCGCCGGGCTCGCCATCATCGAGCGGCGCATCGCGACGAAGGCACGCCGATCCATGAACCCCGGTCATCAGCCCCTGGCGCCGAAGGTGATCATGGCCGCTACCCGCGGTGGATTCGCGGGCGAGGTCACGGTGACGGTGCTCATCCCCGCCCACAACGAGGAAGCCTCCCTCCCGCAGACCATCGCGTCCCTCCAGAGCCAGTCGCACCGACCCGAGCGCATCATCGTGGTCGCCGACAACTGCACGGACGCCACGGTGCAGCTGGCCCGCGCGGCCGGCGTCGAGGTGATCGAGTCGGTGGGCAACACCAAGAAGAAGGCAGGGGCGCTCAACCAGGCGCTCAGGACGGTGCTGCCCCAGCAGGGTGACAACGACGTCGTGATGGTGATGGACGCCGATACCCAGCTCGACGACGGCTTCCTCGCCCACGCGGTGGTGCGCTTCGTGAACGACCGCGCGCTCATGGCGGTCGGCGGGCTGTTCTACGGCGAGGACGGCCACGGGCTGATCGGCCAGTTCCAGCGCAACGAGTACATCCGCTATTCCCGGCAGATGCGCCGCCGCCGCGGACGGGTGTTCGTCCTCACCGGGACGGCGTCGCTCTTCCGGCCCGTGGCACTGCGCACCATCGCGGACAGTCGCGGCCGCACCCTCCCCGGGAGGCCCGGGGACGTGTACGACACGGCGGCGCTGACCGAGGACAACGAGCTGACGATCGCCCTCAAGTCACTGGGGGGTCTCATGATCTCGCCCCAGGACTGCACCGTGGTGACGGAACTGATGCCCTCCTGGGGAACACTGTGGAACCAGCGCCTGCGCTGGCAGCGCGGCGCACTCGAGAACATCGGTGCCTACGGCGTCACCGCCCCCACCATGCGGTACTGGGCCCAGCAGCTGGGCATCGGCTACGGCGTCATCGCCCTCAGCGCCTACCTGGCGCTGATCGCCCTCACGATCGTCTCCCTCGAGACGTGGATCTGGTTCCCGTTCTGGCTAGGACTGGGCTTCCTCTTCACGCTCGAGCGGCTGGTCACGGTCTGGAAGGGTGGCTGGAAGGCCCGCCTGCTCGCCGTCACGCTGTTCCCCGAACTGTTCTTCGACATGTTCCTGAACCTGGTCTACGTCAAGGGCGTCATCGATCTGTCCTCCGGACGCCAGGCCAGCTGGAAGCACCTCACGCACGACACCCCGGCACGCACACTCGAAACCCAGGAGGCCTAG
- a CDS encoding alpha-ketoglutarate-dependent dioxygenase AlkB family protein, whose protein sequence is MSESTDALIPRPRRVLAPGAVHLPGWLTPDRQRELVTLCRAWASGPVPMRAVTMPNGGVMSVKSVSLGWHWLPYRYSRTADDVGGGAVAPFPDVLRTLGRDAVTAACGPEEGAAYEPDAALVNYYDDAAKMGMHQDREERLNAPVVSLSLGSSCVFRFGNTENRNRPWQDVELVSGDLFVFSGPSRFAYHGVQKILPDTAPSGIGFDGRLNITLRQTGLA, encoded by the coding sequence GTGAGCGAATCGACCGACGCCCTGATCCCCCGCCCGCGCCGGGTGCTGGCGCCCGGCGCCGTCCACCTCCCCGGCTGGCTCACCCCCGACCGCCAGCGTGAACTCGTGACCCTCTGCCGTGCCTGGGCGAGCGGGCCGGTCCCCATGCGCGCCGTGACGATGCCGAACGGCGGCGTGATGTCCGTGAAGAGCGTGAGCCTCGGCTGGCACTGGCTCCCCTACCGGTACAGCCGTACGGCCGACGACGTCGGAGGCGGCGCCGTCGCACCGTTCCCCGACGTACTCCGCACCCTGGGACGGGACGCCGTCACCGCCGCCTGCGGGCCGGAGGAGGGCGCCGCCTACGAGCCCGACGCCGCGCTGGTCAACTACTACGACGACGCCGCGAAGATGGGCATGCACCAGGACCGGGAGGAGCGCCTGAACGCGCCCGTGGTGTCGCTCAGCCTCGGCTCGTCGTGCGTGTTCCGGTTCGGCAACACGGAGAACCGGAACCGCCCCTGGCAGGACGTGGAGCTCGTCTCGGGCGATCTCTTCGTGTTCAGCGGCCCGTCACGCTTCGCCTACCACGGCGTGCAGAAGATCCTCCCGGACACGGCGCCCTCCGGGATCGGCTTCGACGGCCGGCTCAACATCACGCTGCGGCAGACCGGCCTGGCCTAG
- a CDS encoding mycothiol transferase, whose amino-acid sequence MTSVEVLSEAFGRLPDLVRGAVDGLDADQLALRPGGSANSIAWLVWHLTRVEDSHFAEAFGHDQLWLARGYAERWELPLDRDDTGYGHSSDQVDAVRVGSAQQLLDYFDAVHALSEDLVAGLDDEELARVVDERWDPPVTLLVRLVSVIDDAVQHAGQAAYARGIILA is encoded by the coding sequence ATGACGTCGGTCGAGGTGCTCTCCGAGGCGTTCGGCCGCCTGCCCGATCTGGTGCGCGGCGCCGTCGACGGTCTCGACGCGGATCAGCTGGCCCTCCGCCCGGGCGGATCCGCGAATTCGATCGCCTGGCTCGTCTGGCACCTCACGCGCGTGGAGGACAGTCACTTCGCCGAGGCGTTCGGCCACGACCAGTTGTGGCTCGCGAGGGGCTATGCCGAGCGCTGGGAGCTCCCGCTCGACCGCGACGACACCGGATACGGCCACTCGTCCGACCAGGTGGACGCCGTCAGGGTCGGCTCGGCACAGCAGCTGCTCGACTATTTCGACGCCGTCCATGCGCTTTCCGAGGACCTGGTGGCGGGGCTCGACGACGAGGAGCTCGCCCGCGTGGTCGACGAACGCTGGGACCCGCCGGTGACACTGCTCGTCCGGCTCGTGAGCGTGATCGACGACGCCGTCCAGCACGCGGGGCAGGCCGCGTACGCGCGGGGCATCATCCTCGCCTGA
- a CDS encoding GNAT family N-acetyltransferase, translating to MHPPYVEHAMNTFPPIFDDPGRRREAPASRVARPARPDAGAPGAEATIPADLGALPTRQLRRLCDRTYQLLDTTGSSLETREQYDALVEELERRERRAAALPAAEDAAGTFRDNALFSRFELYRDGVMAGYLQYEMRGGQIRLLHVVVDPRFRRLGLETVLLRSVLLEAHRRRLAVIPCCPEAREFLADHPRFLPLIPAGRRRRFRLLMGSRAGATGQDPR from the coding sequence ATGCACCCGCCCTATGTGGAGCACGCCATGAACACCTTTCCGCCGATATTCGATGACCCCGGCCGCCGGCGGGAGGCGCCCGCCTCCCGGGTGGCACGGCCTGCGCGGCCCGACGCCGGGGCACCCGGCGCGGAGGCCACGATCCCCGCCGACCTGGGGGCGCTCCCCACCCGGCAGCTGCGCCGGCTCTGCGACCGCACGTACCAGCTGCTGGACACGACCGGATCGTCGCTCGAGACCCGGGAGCAGTACGACGCCCTCGTGGAGGAGCTCGAACGGCGTGAGCGCCGGGCCGCGGCCCTCCCGGCCGCGGAGGACGCCGCCGGGACGTTCCGCGACAACGCCCTGTTCTCCCGCTTCGAGCTCTACCGTGACGGGGTCATGGCCGGGTACCTGCAGTACGAGATGCGGGGCGGGCAGATCCGGCTGCTCCATGTCGTCGTCGATCCGCGGTTCCGGCGGCTGGGCCTCGAGACGGTCCTGCTGCGGTCCGTGCTCCTCGAGGCGCACCGCCGGCGGCTCGCCGTGATCCCCTGCTGCCCCGAGGCCCGGGAGTTCCTGGCCGACCACCCTCGGTTCCTCCCGCTCATCCCCGCGGGCCGGCGACGCCGGTTCAGGCTGCTCATGGGCTCCCGGGCCGGGGCGACCGGGCAGGACCCGCGATGA